Proteins encoded in a region of the Mycobacterium branderi genome:
- the cydB gene encoding cytochrome d ubiquinol oxidase subunit II, producing the protein MALHQLWFGVLAVLFLGFFILEGFDFGVGMLMEPLARIGAGDPETQRRTALNTIGPVWDGNEVWLITAGGAMFAAFPGWYATVFSTLYLPLLVILFGMILRAVAIEWRGKIDDTTWRGWADVGIAAGSWLPALLWGVAFAILVRGLPVDADHQVRLSLTDVLNPYTVLGGLTTTGLFLFYGAVFIALKTSGSIRDDALGVARWLSPPVTGLVAGFGIWTQLAHGKSWTWLVLAAAVVAQGVAVALVATRRREGWAFCCVALVVAAVVVLLFGALYPNLVPSTLDPSWSLTIDSASSTPYTLKIMTWAAVTFAPLAMAYQAWTYWVFRQRISADRVPPPTGLARRASEA; encoded by the coding sequence TGGCGCTTCACCAGTTGTGGTTCGGGGTGCTCGCCGTACTGTTCCTCGGGTTTTTCATCCTGGAAGGCTTCGACTTCGGCGTGGGCATGCTGATGGAGCCGCTGGCACGCATCGGCGCCGGCGATCCGGAAACACAGCGCCGCACCGCGCTCAACACGATCGGGCCGGTATGGGACGGCAACGAGGTCTGGCTGATCACCGCGGGCGGCGCGATGTTCGCGGCGTTCCCGGGCTGGTACGCAACGGTGTTCTCCACGCTCTACCTCCCGCTGCTGGTGATCCTGTTCGGGATGATCCTGCGTGCGGTCGCCATCGAATGGCGCGGCAAGATCGACGACACGACGTGGCGTGGCTGGGCCGATGTCGGTATTGCGGCCGGATCGTGGCTTCCGGCGCTGTTGTGGGGTGTAGCGTTCGCCATTCTGGTCCGCGGTCTTCCGGTGGACGCCGACCATCAGGTCAGGCTGTCTCTCACCGATGTGCTCAACCCCTACACGGTGTTGGGTGGCCTGACCACCACAGGGCTCTTCTTGTTCTACGGCGCGGTGTTCATTGCGCTGAAGACATCCGGTTCGATCCGAGACGACGCCCTGGGGGTTGCTCGGTGGTTGTCACCGCCGGTGACGGGACTTGTGGCGGGCTTTGGCATTTGGACACAGTTGGCTCACGGCAAAAGCTGGACCTGGCTGGTGCTTGCGGCTGCGGTGGTTGCGCAAGGTGTGGCCGTGGCGCTGGTGGCCACACGCAGGCGGGAGGGCTGGGCGTTCTGCTGTGTAGCGCTGGTTGTGGCCGCGGTGGTGGTGTTGCTGTTCGGCGCGCTGTATCCCAATCTGGTGCCGTCGACCCTGGATCCGTCGTGGAGCCTGACCATCGACAGCGCTTCGTCGACGCCGTACACGTTGAAGATCATGACGTGGGCGGCGGTGACCTTTGCTCCGCTGGCGATGGCCTATCAGGCGTGGACGTATTGGGTGTTCCGGCAACGGATCTCGGCTGATCGCGTACCTCCGCCGACCGGCCTGGCGCGGCGAGCGTCCGAAGCATGA
- the cydD gene encoding thiol reductant ABC exporter subunit CydD, translated as MTCGLVISGCAIASAIVLAHIVSRVITDPGARGLRQWAPMLSILLALWAVRSAAHWLQARLGQRGASAVIADLSGQVLAAVTARAPRQLAAQRDAAATVVTRGLDGLRPYFTAYLPALLLAAILTPASVGVVALYDVRSAVIVLITLPLIPIFMVLIGLATAQRSAAALDAMTTLQARLLDLIAGIPTLRALGRAAGPERRIAELAAAHRRSTMATLRIAFLSALVLELLATLGVAVVAVSIGLRLVFGGISLTAGLTVLLLAPDIYWPLRRIGVEFHAAQDGRAAADKAFALMEGSKTLPAGTRTVAAHGAPIRIENLSVTGRDGSCPCELSAVIEPGRVTVLTGPNGAGKSTTLQVIAGITTPTAGRVTVAGVDVTDLDPAAWWRQLAWLPQRPVLVPGTVAENLALFGSLADIDAACAAACFDTVLAGLPHGLRTQIGRGGVGLSLGQRQRLGLARALGTPAPVLLLDEPTAHLDAAAETAVLRAIVERARAGTTVVVVGHREQVVGIGDRVVQVGRQCHAQV; from the coding sequence GTGACCTGCGGTCTGGTGATCTCCGGCTGTGCGATCGCCTCGGCGATCGTGCTGGCGCACATCGTTTCCCGGGTTATCACCGATCCCGGCGCGCGTGGCCTTCGGCAGTGGGCACCCATGCTGTCGATTCTGTTGGCGCTGTGGGCTGTTCGCAGCGCCGCGCATTGGCTGCAAGCGCGGCTGGGCCAGCGGGGCGCGAGCGCGGTGATCGCCGACCTCAGCGGGCAGGTGCTCGCCGCGGTGACGGCCCGAGCACCCCGGCAGCTGGCGGCCCAGCGCGACGCCGCCGCAACGGTGGTGACCCGCGGCCTCGACGGGCTGCGGCCGTATTTCACCGCCTATCTTCCCGCGTTACTGCTGGCCGCGATCCTGACCCCGGCCAGTGTCGGCGTGGTCGCGCTGTACGACGTGAGATCCGCCGTGATCGTGTTGATCACGTTGCCGCTCATCCCGATCTTCATGGTACTGATCGGATTGGCAACCGCGCAGCGCTCTGCGGCGGCGCTGGACGCGATGACCACGCTGCAGGCCCGGCTGCTGGATCTGATCGCCGGCATCCCCACGCTGCGGGCGTTGGGCCGAGCCGCCGGCCCCGAGCGTCGTATCGCGGAACTGGCTGCGGCACACCGGCGTTCGACAATGGCGACGCTGCGCATCGCATTTCTCTCGGCGCTGGTGCTGGAACTGCTGGCCACGCTGGGCGTGGCAGTGGTCGCAGTCAGCATCGGTTTGCGGCTGGTGTTCGGCGGAATCAGCCTGACCGCCGGTCTGACGGTGTTGTTGCTGGCGCCTGACATCTACTGGCCGCTGCGCCGCATCGGGGTGGAATTCCACGCTGCCCAGGACGGCCGGGCCGCCGCCGACAAGGCATTCGCGCTGATGGAGGGTTCGAAAACCCTGCCGGCCGGCACCCGCACCGTCGCAGCGCACGGCGCGCCCATCCGCATCGAGAACCTCAGCGTGACCGGCCGCGACGGCAGCTGTCCGTGCGAGCTCAGCGCGGTGATCGAGCCTGGCCGAGTCACGGTACTTACCGGCCCCAACGGCGCGGGAAAAAGCACTACGTTGCAAGTGATTGCCGGTATCACGACACCGACCGCGGGCCGCGTCACCGTAGCAGGCGTCGACGTCACCGATCTCGATCCGGCCGCGTGGTGGCGGCAGCTTGCCTGGTTGCCCCAGCGCCCGGTGCTGGTCCCCGGAACCGTTGCCGAGAACCTCGCCTTGTTCGGCAGCCTCGCCGACATTGACGCTGCTTGTGCCGCAGCGTGTTTCGACACGGTGCTGGCCGGCCTCCCCCACGGCCTGCGCACGCAGATCGGGCGTGGCGGGGTTGGACTGTCGCTGGGTCAGCGGCAACGCCTGGGCCTGGCCCGCGCGCTCGGCACACCGGCGCCGGTGCTGCTGCTCGACGAGCCCACCGCACATCTGGACGCCGCAGCCGAAACCGCTGTGCTGCGGGCGATTGTCGAGCGGGCCCGCGCAGGCACAACCGTCGTGGTCGTGGGCCACCGCGAACAGGTCGTCGGGATCGGTGACCGAGTCGTCCAGGTCGGCAGGCAGTGCCATGCCCAGGTCTGA
- the cydC gene encoding thiol reductant ABC exporter subunit CydC — MPRSDLLLAALALLRPRLPRLLLAVALGALSLGSALALAGVSAWLITRAWQMPPVLDLSVAVVAVRTFAISRGVLHYCERLASHDTALRAAGRARAEIYSRLAHGPADVATRLHSGDLVARVGADVDQLADVLVRALLPICVAAVLGVSATTVVAVISAPAAAIMAVCLLLAGVIGPWLAARAATRQEAVARQLHSERDVSAMLALEHAAELRVGGRLPEVIADSQRRQRDWGDAIDAAARPAAVAEAIPTAAIGISVLGAAVAGIGMATAVAPTTLAILMLLPLSAFEAIGPLPAAAVQLTRSRLAARRLLGLIPAKPPAAIQSPQPVTSWRLRAGDIDLPPGSRLAVTGPSGSGKTTLLMTLAGLLPPMNGAVTLGATAVGRLNESELRSVVTFFAEDAHIFATTVRDNLLVARGDCSDDELVAALRRVGLGEWLAGLPDGLATVLSGGAHALSAGQRRRLLLARAMISPARIVLLDEPTEHLDAADAEPILRALLDPDGGLISAERTVVVATHHLPNDIRCRQLRIEAGRYPGWQASTAPDLESNP, encoded by the coding sequence ATGCCCAGGTCTGACCTCTTGCTGGCTGCACTGGCGCTGCTGCGGCCGCGGCTGCCGCGCCTGCTGTTGGCCGTTGCGCTGGGCGCGCTGTCACTCGGCAGTGCGCTGGCACTGGCCGGGGTCTCGGCCTGGCTGATCACCCGGGCCTGGCAGATGCCGCCGGTGCTCGACCTGTCGGTCGCGGTGGTGGCGGTGCGAACGTTCGCAATTTCCCGTGGCGTGCTGCATTATTGCGAGCGACTGGCCAGCCACGACACCGCGTTGCGTGCCGCTGGCAGGGCCCGCGCAGAAATCTACTCGCGCCTGGCGCATGGCCCGGCGGACGTCGCCACCCGGCTGCACAGCGGTGATCTGGTGGCCCGCGTCGGCGCTGACGTCGACCAGTTGGCCGATGTGTTGGTCCGTGCCCTGCTCCCGATCTGTGTCGCGGCGGTACTGGGGGTCTCGGCGACCACCGTCGTCGCTGTCATCTCGGCGCCGGCGGCCGCGATCATGGCCGTCTGCCTGCTGCTCGCCGGCGTCATAGGCCCATGGCTGGCCGCACGGGCAGCGACAAGGCAGGAAGCCGTTGCACGGCAACTGCATTCCGAACGCGACGTGTCCGCCATGCTGGCCCTCGAGCACGCGGCGGAGCTGCGGGTCGGCGGACGACTGCCGGAGGTGATCGCCGACTCACAACGCCGGCAACGTGATTGGGGGGATGCCATCGACGCCGCGGCCAGGCCGGCCGCCGTCGCCGAGGCCATCCCCACCGCCGCGATCGGAATCAGCGTGTTGGGCGCCGCGGTGGCGGGCATCGGGATGGCTACCGCTGTTGCACCGACCACATTGGCCATCCTGATGTTGTTGCCGCTGTCGGCATTCGAGGCGATCGGTCCGCTTCCGGCTGCCGCGGTCCAGTTGACCCGGTCACGGCTCGCGGCGCGGCGGCTTCTCGGCCTGATACCTGCCAAGCCGCCCGCAGCGATTCAATCGCCGCAACCGGTTACGAGCTGGCGGCTGCGAGCCGGCGACATCGATCTGCCGCCCGGTTCCAGGCTGGCGGTGACCGGTCCCAGCGGCTCCGGCAAGACCACGTTGCTGATGACTCTTGCGGGGCTGCTGCCGCCGATGAACGGCGCGGTCACACTCGGTGCCACGGCAGTGGGCCGGCTCAATGAAAGCGAATTACGCAGCGTTGTAACATTTTTCGCGGAGGATGCGCACATATTCGCGACCACCGTTCGGGACAATTTGCTGGTAGCTCGCGGCGACTGCAGCGACGACGAGCTGGTGGCGGCGCTGCGGCGGGTGGGTCTCGGCGAGTGGCTGGCCGGTCTTCCCGACGGCCTGGCAACGGTGTTGTCCGGCGGCGCGCACGCACTGTCGGCCGGTCAGCGCAGACGCCTGCTGCTGGCGCGGGCGATGATCTCCCCTGCGCGGATCGTGCTGCTCGACGAACCGACCGAGCACCTCGATGCCGCTGATGCCGAGCCCATTTTGCGCGCTCTGCTCGACCCCGACGGTGGGCTGATCAGTGCCGAGCGAACGGTCGTGGTGGCTACCCATCACCTGCCCAACGACATTCGCTGTCGACAACTGCGTATCGAGGCAGGCAGGTACCCTGGCTGGCAGGCGTCCACGGCGCCCGATCTGGAGAGCAACCCATGA
- a CDS encoding DUF4190 domain-containing protein, whose translation MTESPDKPPENPPPPYPYPYPGYPPPAPPHYYGYPPPAAIPRNGIGIASLVLAIVGLLFVWSVAGGVVIGIVAIVLGFVGWARVKRGEANNGGVAIAGIVLGIVAILVGLAFAAIWIALWKDVGGDNYFDCLDRAGSNRIRQQQCADQFRENVQDRLSVTLTPTP comes from the coding sequence ATGACTGAATCCCCCGACAAACCGCCTGAAAACCCCCCACCGCCATACCCGTATCCATACCCCGGCTATCCACCGCCTGCTCCTCCGCACTACTACGGTTATCCCCCGCCAGCCGCCATCCCCAGGAACGGGATCGGCATCGCGTCGCTGGTACTGGCGATCGTTGGTCTGCTGTTCGTGTGGTCGGTAGCCGGCGGCGTCGTCATCGGAATCGTCGCGATCGTGCTGGGGTTCGTCGGGTGGGCGCGAGTCAAACGCGGCGAAGCCAACAACGGTGGGGTGGCCATCGCCGGCATCGTGCTGGGCATCGTGGCCATCCTCGTCGGGCTTGCGTTCGCCGCCATATGGATAGCGCTGTGGAAAGACGTCGGCGGCGACAACTATTTCGACTGCCTGGACCGGGCCGGCTCGAACCGCATCCGCCAGCAGCAGTGCGCGGATCAGTTCCGCGAAAACGTCCAGGACCGATTAAGCGTCACGCTGACGCCCACACCTTAG
- a CDS encoding bifunctional lysylphosphatidylglycerol flippase/synthetase MprF: MSESSVDVQPRLRASERVVVHVNSPAARWISALALLCAACWLISLVARDHRHPDWEPAGRLAWSLTVLAAVALIARGIFLGRPVTAKHAIVAALVLFAGIAAHVLSFDLLGDLLIAGTGLALMWPTSARSSPEDLPRVWALINATEGDPLAPFAMQVNKCYHFSDDGTAALAYCTRMGYAVVSGDPIGNERQFPQLVADFAAMCHTRGWRIVVLCCSERRLALWSDPAVLGQSLRAVPIGRDVVIDVRNFEMVGRKFRNLRQAVKRTHNFGITTEIVAEQELDEELLAELTEALRASPKGAHTERGFSMALDGALEGRYPGVQLILARDASGRVQGFHRYAVAGGGKDISLDVPWRRRGSPNGIDERLSVDMVYAAKDAGAQRLSLAFAAFPEIFDEKHRGRMQSVFYRLIHLGDPLIALESLYRYLRKFHALGDRRYVLVRLTQVVPLLYVLLTLEFMPRRRRL, encoded by the coding sequence GTGAGCGAGTCGTCGGTCGACGTCCAACCCAGACTCCGGGCCAGCGAGCGGGTCGTCGTCCACGTCAATTCCCCGGCGGCCCGGTGGATCAGCGCGCTGGCCCTGCTGTGTGCGGCATGCTGGCTGATCAGCCTTGTCGCGCGCGACCACCGGCACCCCGACTGGGAGCCGGCCGGCAGGCTGGCATGGTCGCTGACGGTGCTGGCCGCGGTGGCGTTGATTGCGCGCGGCATCTTCCTGGGCCGCCCGGTTACGGCCAAGCATGCGATCGTCGCGGCTCTCGTGCTGTTCGCCGGGATAGCCGCACACGTCTTGTCCTTCGATCTGTTGGGCGACCTGCTGATCGCGGGGACAGGGCTGGCGCTGATGTGGCCGACGTCGGCGCGCTCGAGTCCCGAGGATCTGCCCAGAGTGTGGGCGCTGATCAACGCCACCGAAGGCGATCCGTTGGCGCCGTTCGCCATGCAGGTCAACAAGTGCTATCACTTCAGCGACGACGGCACCGCGGCGCTGGCCTACTGCACCCGGATGGGGTATGCGGTCGTCAGCGGAGATCCAATCGGTAACGAACGCCAATTCCCGCAACTGGTAGCCGATTTCGCGGCCATGTGTCACACCCGCGGCTGGCGGATCGTCGTGTTGTGTTGCAGTGAGCGAAGGCTTGCGCTCTGGAGTGACCCGGCGGTGCTGGGCCAGTCGCTGCGGGCTGTGCCGATCGGTCGCGACGTCGTCATCGATGTGCGGAATTTCGAGATGGTCGGCCGCAAGTTCCGCAACCTGCGTCAAGCCGTCAAACGCACCCACAATTTCGGCATCACCACCGAGATCGTGGCCGAACAGGAACTCGACGAGGAGCTGCTCGCCGAGCTGACCGAGGCACTGCGGGCATCTCCCAAAGGTGCGCACACCGAACGCGGGTTCTCGATGGCCCTGGACGGCGCTCTGGAAGGCCGCTATCCGGGTGTGCAGCTGATCCTGGCCAGGGACGCCTCCGGCCGGGTGCAGGGCTTTCACCGGTATGCAGTCGCTGGCGGGGGCAAGGACATCAGCCTCGACGTGCCCTGGCGTCGTCGCGGATCCCCCAACGGGATCGACGAGCGACTCAGTGTCGACATGGTCTACGCCGCCAAAGATGCTGGGGCACAGCGTTTGTCACTGGCATTCGCAGCGTTCCCGGAGATTTTCGACGAAAAGCATCGGGGGCGGATGCAGAGTGTCTTCTACCGGCTGATCCACTTGGGCGATCCGCTGATTGCGCTCGAGTCGCTGTATCGCTATCTGCGTAAGTTCCACGCGCTGGGCGACCGGCGCTACGTGCTGGTCAGATTGACCCAGGTGGTTCCTCTACTGTACGTGCTGTTGACGCTGGAATTCATGCCGCGGCGTCGCCGGCTCTAA
- a CDS encoding acyl-CoA thioesterase II yields the protein MKVLDLHPMGDDVFIGSHPSKNPPRTFGGLMMAQSFVAGSRTLTRDLPPNAFSVHFINGGDTAKDIEFRVVRLRDERRFANRRIDVMQDGTLLATGMISYLAGGRGLEHNIEPPDVADPDTLPPIKELLRGYEDTVPLFVSALQPIEWRYTNDPSWVMRDKGERLDYNRVWVKADGVLPDDPVLHTATMLYCSDTTVLDSIITTHGLSWGFDRIFAATVNHSVWFHRQVGFDDWVLYSTSSPVAADSRGLGTGHFFDRSGRPVATVVQEGVVKYFPSSRP from the coding sequence ATGAAAGTGCTCGACCTTCATCCCATGGGCGACGACGTCTTCATCGGATCCCATCCCAGCAAGAACCCGCCGCGCACGTTCGGCGGACTGATGATGGCGCAATCGTTTGTCGCGGGCAGCCGCACCCTGACTCGCGACCTGCCGCCCAACGCGTTCTCCGTGCATTTCATCAACGGCGGTGACACTGCCAAAGACATCGAATTCCGCGTGGTGCGGTTGCGCGACGAACGTCGCTTCGCCAATCGGCGGATCGACGTGATGCAGGACGGAACGCTGTTGGCCACAGGGATGATCTCGTATCTGGCCGGCGGTCGCGGACTCGAGCACAACATCGAACCGCCCGACGTCGCCGACCCGGACACGTTGCCGCCCATCAAGGAGCTCCTGCGCGGCTACGAGGACACCGTCCCGTTGTTCGTCAGCGCGCTGCAACCGATCGAGTGGCGCTACACGAACGACCCCTCCTGGGTGATGCGGGACAAAGGCGAGCGGCTGGACTACAACCGGGTGTGGGTGAAAGCCGATGGTGTGCTGCCCGACGATCCCGTGCTGCACACCGCGACGATGTTGTACTGCTCGGACACCACAGTGTTGGACTCGATCATCACCACACACGGGCTGTCGTGGGGTTTCGACCGGATCTTCGCCGCCACCGTCAATCACTCGGTGTGGTTTCACCGCCAGGTCGGCTTCGACGACTGGGTGCTGTACTCGACGTCGTCGCCGGTGGCGGCGGATTCCCGCGGGCTGGGCACCGGCCATTTCTTCGACCGTTCCGGCCGACCGGTCGCCACCGTGGTCCAAGAAGGCGTCGTCAAGTATTTTCCCAGCTCACGGCCATAG
- the pyk gene encoding pyruvate kinase — MARRGKIVCTLGPASNTDEQVRALVEAGMDVARMNFSHGDYSDHKAAYERVRAASDATGRAVGVLADLQGPKIRLGRFADGPTYWANGETVRITVADCAGTHDRVSTTYKQLSKDAAPGDRVLVDDGNIGLVVEEIEGDDVVCTVTEGGPVSNNKGMSLPGMNVSAPALSDKDIEDLEFALDLGVDMVALSFVRSPSDVELVHEVMDRVGRRVPVIAKLEKPEAIDNLEAVVLAFDAVMVARGDLGVELPLEEVPLVQKRAIQMARENAKPVIVATQMLDSMIENSRPTRAEASDVANAVLDGADALMLSGETAVGKHALAAVQTMSRIICAVEENSTAAPPLTHVPRTKRGVISYAARDIGERLDAKALVAFTQSGDTVRRLARLHTPLPLLAFTDLPEVRSQLAMTWGTETFIVPHMQSTDGMIRQVDKSLLELGRYKRGDLVVIVAGAPPGTVGSTNLIHVHRIGEEDV, encoded by the coding sequence GTGGCGAGACGCGGCAAGATTGTCTGTACTCTCGGCCCGGCCAGTAACACCGACGAGCAAGTCAGGGCGCTGGTCGAGGCCGGAATGGACGTCGCCAGAATGAACTTCAGCCACGGCGACTACAGCGACCACAAAGCCGCCTACGAACGCGTCCGTGCCGCCTCGGACGCCACCGGTCGCGCTGTGGGCGTGCTCGCCGATCTGCAGGGCCCCAAGATCAGATTGGGACGCTTCGCCGACGGCCCCACCTATTGGGCCAACGGCGAAACGGTGCGGATCACCGTCGCCGACTGCGCAGGCACCCATGACCGGGTGTCGACCACCTACAAGCAGTTGTCCAAGGATGCCGCGCCCGGTGACCGTGTTCTTGTCGACGACGGCAACATCGGTCTGGTGGTCGAAGAGATCGAAGGCGACGACGTGGTGTGCACCGTCACCGAGGGTGGTCCGGTCAGCAACAACAAGGGAATGTCGCTGCCGGGCATGAACGTGTCGGCTCCGGCCTTGTCGGACAAGGACATCGAGGACCTCGAATTCGCACTGGATTTGGGCGTCGACATGGTGGCGCTTTCGTTCGTGCGATCGCCGTCCGACGTGGAGCTGGTCCACGAGGTGATGGATCGGGTTGGCCGCCGGGTTCCGGTGATCGCGAAACTCGAGAAACCCGAAGCGATCGACAATCTCGAAGCGGTCGTGCTGGCCTTCGACGCCGTGATGGTGGCTCGCGGCGATCTGGGCGTCGAGCTTCCGCTGGAAGAGGTTCCGCTGGTGCAGAAGCGGGCCATCCAAATGGCCCGGGAGAACGCCAAACCCGTCATCGTCGCGACCCAGATGCTCGACTCGATGATCGAGAACTCGCGACCGACGCGTGCCGAGGCCTCCGACGTCGCCAACGCGGTGCTCGACGGCGCCGACGCGCTGATGCTGTCGGGGGAAACCGCGGTCGGAAAACACGCATTGGCGGCCGTTCAGACGATGTCGCGAATCATCTGTGCGGTGGAAGAGAATTCGACGGCCGCTCCGCCGCTGACCCATGTGCCCCGCACAAAGCGGGGCGTAATCTCCTACGCCGCCCGCGACATCGGCGAACGGCTCGACGCCAAGGCGCTGGTCGCGTTCACCCAATCCGGTGACACCGTGCGGCGTCTGGCGCGCCTGCATACGCCGCTGCCGCTGCTGGCCTTCACCGATCTGCCGGAAGTGCGTAGCCAGCTGGCGATGACGTGGGGTACCGAGACGTTCATCGTTCCGCACATGCAGTCCACCGACGGCATGATCCGCCAAGTCGACAAATCGCTGTTGGAGCTTGGCCGCTACAAGCGCGGCGATCTGGTCGTCATCGTGGCCGGTGCACCGCCCGGGACAGTCGGGTCGACCAACCTGATTCACGTGCACCGCATCGGCGAGGAAGACGTCTAA
- a CDS encoding DUF2752 domain-containing protein, protein MEHSPALPKRRRIYVAMGAGVLLAGAIGYVGLVDPHNENSVFPACPFRLLTGWNCPACGGLRMTHDLLHGNLVQAVTDNVFLLVGIPILAAWILARRARREALMPWPAILTIVSTTLAWTVLRNLPGFPLVPTLFTG, encoded by the coding sequence ATGGAACATAGCCCGGCGCTGCCGAAGCGGCGCCGCATCTACGTCGCGATGGGCGCGGGCGTACTGCTGGCGGGTGCTATTGGCTACGTCGGACTGGTCGACCCGCACAACGAAAACTCCGTCTTCCCCGCCTGCCCGTTCCGGCTGCTGACCGGCTGGAACTGCCCCGCATGCGGCGGGCTTCGCATGACCCATGACCTACTGCACGGCAACCTCGTCCAGGCCGTCACCGACAACGTGTTCCTGCTTGTCGGGATCCCGATCCTCGCGGCATGGATCCTGGCGCGCCGAGCACGCCGAGAAGCCTTGATGCCCTGGCCGGCGATCCTCACGATCGTCAGCACAACACTGGCCTGGACGGTGCTGCGGAATCTGCCCGGTTTCCCACTGGTTCCGACGCTATTCACCGGGTAG
- a CDS encoding NINE protein — translation MLKGVTDPSAGAQPPYPPAYYVDPAAPYGRHPVTGEPLSDKSKVVAGLLQLIGLLGIAGIGRIYLGQVGLGIAQLLVGLVTFGLGAAVWGVVDAVLILTDKVRDPQGRPLRDGT, via the coding sequence ATGCTGAAGGGCGTGACCGATCCATCTGCCGGAGCGCAACCCCCGTATCCGCCGGCTTACTACGTGGACCCAGCAGCGCCCTACGGTCGACACCCCGTCACCGGCGAGCCGCTGTCGGACAAGTCGAAGGTGGTTGCCGGTCTTCTCCAGCTGATCGGCCTGCTCGGGATCGCCGGAATCGGCCGCATCTACCTTGGCCAGGTTGGCCTCGGAATCGCGCAGTTGCTTGTGGGTTTGGTCACCTTCGGGCTTGGCGCCGCGGTCTGGGGTGTCGTCGATGCCGTGCTGATACTCACCGACAAAGTGCGTGACCCGCAGGGCCGCCCGTTACGCGATGGAACATAG